attgcacagcatattgaaGGTGTGGTCTTATCATGGGtatttaaagaggcaaaattatatcttCATATAGAGAATTAATGCTCTTTttaatacatgacaaaaccttactggccttagcgactgctgattgacattgcatattgttgtctagtttgttatctataacaattTTCTAAATCCTTCTTGTGTTTTGCAATCCCTAATTcattaccatttagggtgtacgtTGCTTGGGCATTTATGTACatctaaatttcatctgccatttaaaTGCCCAGTCACCCAGTCTATAAAAATCCctttgcagcaaagcaatatcttgctcacattttattactttacagaattttgtgtcatctgcaaacactgaaacctgattttcaatgcttttatcaagatcatttataaatatgttaaatagaatggggtcctgagggacaccacttgccacctctgtccagcttgaaaatttaccattaacgacaactctttgtactctgtttttacgccaatgttctacccaagaacaagcattttcatcgagaccgatttccttcaGTTTGaatactaatctattgtgtggaactgtatcaaatgccttggcaaaatccaaattgatcacatccactgcaacaccctgatctatacttctacttacttctttgtagaatgcaattaagttagtttgacatgacctatgtttaatAAAACCATGCAAATTTTGCTGATAACTACATTCTTttcaattaattcctgaatattatcctttaatagcctttcaaatactttcccagccatgGAAGTTAAGCTCTCATGTCTAAAATTTCCTGGctaggattttgaaccctttttgaatataaaaaacacatctgccttgtacaattcctgaaagaaaataatcttgaaagattaaaaaacagaggttcacttatttccacacttggctccttaagtacttgtgggtgaatacagtcaggccctggagctttgtttacattaactttctttagttgctgcagcgccttgtcttgagtcatcaaatcacatttttttctgcaagtttttttgcagcaatcatatgctatagcttgccataggatcctccttaatatatatggaggGAAAATAGTTGATTAAAATTTTTCTTGTTCTGGTCTTTATTACACCGTTCTCTGTTTTCAGTATACctataatttcattattttatttatttttagaattgaCTTACTTAAATGTTtcagggttggttttgctctgttTGGCTATCACTTCCATATTTCTTGTTTAATCCATCTAAACGCCTTTTGCacgtattattggcttccttatatcttatatatcttATATAGTTTACCCTCTAATTTGTCTGATTTAAGTGCTTCAAATAGGATCTTTTGTTCTTCTTAATGTTTTTGTTTACCTTCCCACTAAGTCACATTGGTTTCAGTGtatatttctaatatttgtttaaagatattccatttatcctcagtgttttatTCCAGTCAAACGGGTTTATTCCAGTCAAAATTCTGTTTTAGTATACTCCatgttttttagtttattttagttaatttcaaaagacaccatattgtgatcactatttcccaagtgctctcttacttgaatgttggttaaaagatcaacattgtttgttataaccagatctAGACAAGTGCCCTTtccagttggtgcttgtacctGCTGTGACACGAAGGTTTCATTTAAAaagttcaaaaacctgattcaccTTGCTGTATTGCTAGTCCCTCTATGACTCACCGTATTAGTATAACGGAGGTATTCCAGCTCCCTTCTGCCCCACACACTATGCtatgagagggggcaagaaaaCTACACAGCAAAGTGCCAGAGGCTGCTTGCCATCATCaaatactagtgactgggcagcaaattCTAGTAACAAATAGGATGAAGCTGGCACAAGTTGCTCCCGTGCTGTAATTTGTGGGCAGTGGGTGGAAgccttaaaataatatttaaattatgGGGAGGATACATCACTATCCATCCTCTGGGTCCCTAGCCATTGCCAGTGGGTGGGgggcaattaaataaaataaagcaagtgGCTCTGTaatggctacccaggtagagagagggtatctgccgttgaagacgtcctttttccctgcaagctgctgtggagaagtaagctgatgtaatcccatccacgatatccagagcgagagtcaggttcagctgtaacaggagcagaataacatccccaaataatccccttccaagaacgagaataacatccccaaataatccccttccaagggtcaagatgaactgaggactggaacacccagactgctttttattaggaaaaggcacacacaggacactcccagggggaggatgaaaacaaccaattatacacagggtaacacccccacgtctcctcccctcagataaacacataacacaattataacgtacaatattttaccccagttctggatgtaccccaaaaacagggggtacacctttaagtccagcaccgcttgaaaggtcttggttaggggaacaatctgtccaaatttcagcccattcggttgtggggttcgggagttatggatgtttgaagttttgaccgactgcacggattttctagccaaaaagagttccacaagttttggccctgcagtcggtctccgttcgcctgttaGAACTATACGAAATTcttatcatccacaactatctccgagttcgctggattccccatagctgattaagtgtaactaccgaatggcccgtcgttcggtagttccagcacgaatttctgggcgcatggaggtctcagcggtgttcgcctgtttgtgtatccgtttttagttccatgcgttcacaggcaaacaccgctgttcgcacgcaagatggccgcgaacacgtgcaaaagtcccgaaattgcggccacctatatgttatacaTGGAGTTCGTGCGTAATGATGCGAACGTCTGGAAACAGGCTGGAAAGGTAAAACATGCTTTGTAATATATCAAatcagtccggtgttcggtagaaatctGCCGAAAAGTAACGAATTAAATTACCGAACAGATGCTTTATCCGGCATTTCACTGTTTTATTCCACAGGGCTTTGGTGATGGTGAAGTTCTGTTACAGGCTCTAATTATATTAATGGTGGGGGGTTAGTGGCCCCAGCCCCCACACAggggattaataatattattataatggtGGGTGGGGTGAATAGCAACAATATAACTAGGTGGGACGTAGTATGTGCCtctagtctgtatgtgtatagttTCTCTGTTAAACGCTGCACATATGGAGATTAAATCCTTTTTACCTGCGACCCGATTAGAGTGTcccagtgtagcggagagctgatctcCCACAGcctaactccaccaatatatccagaggatgcaggaacaaatagtaaatcccagagaatatccagcacagtcagcaatcaaatccaataatatcccatcacctttcccaatcactggacgacacacagtatcaggagtagaactctcatgtttaatgacagggactctgcttttatgcagtgctcccctgcaagggagacgcccacaggcaattaggcattaaccaatcatataactgttacatcccacatattccctcccctctgcttgggagataattgagtttcttactgtatctcctcaattatctccaagctaaaacttatacatttttatacatttttataactttatgattttgtatcccacagaaataaaacttgtatttttatGAACACACAACTTGgggaaaaacattaaaaatttgtacaaatcggttcaggggttcctgagatattgaaaaagtctgtttagaccgaccgcatgcctgtttgcatgcccaaaacagttccacagattcaggctgtgtggtcggtctatttctgccttgaaaattgacaaagtcccatccgaaggcggcgtttgaATAGtggaacgcacttcgacttctgtcgaagtgtcgaagtagaaCGGGGTTAGACTTCTGCGGTGGTTGTTAGTCGAGGGCCAGTGTATTTCACatgaaaaagatgacaaagtcccattcgaacgggtgtttgaatcttcgaacgggacttagtctccagccgcggtgtcgaagggtaggggaaggtacaggtcgacCGCGTTCggctgcattaaaatggccgccacaacgtgttcgattgtctaatggcggccacttcgactacttcggcacttcggctgtatccgaagtgccatatcaaacgtacccattctttgcacaacacaattaaagggccagaaacagttttTGTCTTTAAGTGGATGATGGTAATAAAACAAAGGGTAGAGGTTCCCAGGTAACATGGTAAGTGGCGGATGCAACATAGATTGCAGATCAAATGCAAAACAGGGGGATCTGTTAcagatgggacagccaaaaaggaGTTCCGCTACACCCAGGATGCTTCATATGATTCAGATCGCGCTAAAAGTGAAGGGATTGAGGGTACAGAATTCAGCGTCACAGGGCTGAGACAATAGGGCTAATTATAATTAATTACTCTGCACATGTTCTGAGCAGGGATTTTCTACCTTAATGGATAACTTCCCACCAGCATGTATGCTGCTTGctggttttacaaaaaaaaattaatgttaatgtttttttttgccatttttcagtttataaactataaagtgatttaaaatttaaatctaaaaatgaacaaaaagtAATGAAAACCCTCTTTGCCACCCTCCCCCTCTGAGCCTCCACGCAACCAGCTCAATGTCCGGGCTGCACGACTTTACTCACATTAAAACATTTTCTGCAGTTTTCCCTATTAAACACTGGCTACAGAGTTGGGGACTTGGTTAAGAAAAAACACATAATCATTACTTAGACATGTTTATTTGTACATTGGTTTCCAGAGAGACAAAAAGCTGCATATAGCGTAGACTGTAATAGTTAAACAACCGCTGTTAAATTATGTAATCAGCAGACAATTATGGGAAGGGAAGACAATAGTGCCTTAGTGTAATCCATGcaaacattaaaaagaaagagCAATCATATCTAATTAGTGTTGAAATAAGGTTCCCCTTTGAAATGTTTAATTAGCTCTGTTTTATTACACAAACATTCTTGATGCACAGCATACTGCGCTCGAAGAATCTGATGAGTTAAATAGTGCAAAGTGCTCCGGCGCCCAGTGTGGGGCGAAACCTGACAAGGACTCGCTGTTGTTAGCAGATGTCTGGGCCATCAGCAGAACCGTGCTGCTCGCAGGAAACAGCATGCTCTCATTTCAACCTTTGTTGTTTGCGCTGAAACCTCCCATTGTGCTTTCAATTTAACAGCATCAGAACCAGACAATAGAAATTTCTCGCCATATGCCCTTCAGTCCGTAGACAAATTCTATTACGGCTTGTCTAACCTTgggtaatttttttgtatttttttttacttttcattgcCATTTTATGTATCCCTGAGAATTGCAAGAGGTTTTGCGCCTATCGCAAGGATCAGAACAGACCGAATTTGCTTTGCTAGCTTATCACAAGATGcaattatggtgcttagaaaTCTGGTTATGTTGAAAATTACATCACAGTTTGGGTTTAGCTGCGCCGCTGCGGCTGCTGACGGTACAGATTGCTACCCTCTGCTCCAAGTACATTTTGTTTTTCAGGGAAATCAAATTAGGTGAGCATCTTCATTGTTATTTGTTTCTCAAGTAAACTTAGCAAACATGTGGCGGTTTCAATGTGTCGAATTCGTAGTCACACAGGACACATTGCGCCGAGCAAGAGAGAAAACCCACTTGTTTCTGTTGAACTAGATCTGTGACGTGAGCAGATAACCCTGATATAATTTCACCCGAGATAACAAGAGCCCTGAAGGTTAGACTTTCTGTACGTTTATTAGAGAATTAATGAAGATAAATCTGAGCAGAGAGTAGAACTGATAGCGATGGCGGGAGGATTCTTCGTGTGGACGGAATCTTCCTCCCAGGAGACAAAATTCAAACAGAGAAATCATAAACTTTCCTGGAGTCAAGGAAACAGAGTCCTGCGCAAACGTAGACAACAGTCAGGGCAGGACGCAAAAAACAGAACAGTCAAGTCAGAGCAGGATAAAGGAAACCTAAAATCATCAATAACGGGTATTGGGGCATTACTGGTGGTTGGTGTTCCCCAATGTCTAATCACTTATTGGGCTCCCCACTTCTTTGAATAATTAAAGCCCCTTGTTAGAAAACAGATCCAAGTAATTGTGAAGATACACATCCAGTGTATTGACTAATAAAGTGATCGCCAGTAATTCTTCTAATTTTACggaaacattaaaggaccactcaaggcacccagaccacttcagcttaatgaagtggtctgggtgccaggtccagctagggttaacccatttttttttataaacatagcagtttcagagaaactgctatgtttattaatgggttaagccttcccccaaagcctctagtggctgtctcactgacagccgctagaggtgcttgcgtgattctcattgtgaaaatcacagtgagagcacgcaagcgtccataggaaagcattgataatgctttcctatgcgaccggctgaatgcgcgcgcagctcttgctgcgcgtgcgcattcagccgacggggcggaacggaggaggatcggagacagagagctccccgctcagcgctggaaaaaggtaagttttactccttttcccctttccagagccgggcgggagggggaccctgagggtgggggcacccccagggcactatagtgccaggaaaacgagtatattttcctggcactacagtggtcctttaaagttgtGCATGGTGGAAAAATATGGTTGGCCAAATCGCtttgtcaaaaaataaataaaaaaatgtgttcagtCTGGTAGTTGGCTGTTTGGCTCGCTCAAATATCTTCCATGCACAAATATTCAAGAAAATCACTTTGACAAAACGAAAAGGTGCAAAAATGGgctaatcagtgtactgcaaaatagaaATCTATAATTCCCaatacattgacagacacagcTTCCTCCACTCGGCTGACAGGAGCAGTTTCCTCCACTCGGCTGACAGACGCAGTTTTCTCCAGTGGGCTCACAGGAGCTGTTTCCTCCACTCGGCTGAGAGACGCAGTTTCCTCCACTCGGCTGACAGGAGCAGTTTCCTCCACTCGGCTGACAGGAGCAGTTTCCTCCACTCGGCTGACAGGAGCAGTTTCCTCCACTCGGCTGAGAGACGCAGTTTCCTCCTTTCGGCTGACAGGAGCAGTTTCCTCCACTCGGCTGAGAGACGCAGTTTCCTCCACTCGGCTGAGAGACGCGGTTTCCTCCACTCGGCTAAGAGACGCAGTTTCCTCCATTCGGCTGACAGGAGCAGTTTCCTCCATTCGGCTGACAGAAGCAGTTTCCTCCACTCGGCTGACAGGAGCAGTTTCCTCCTTTCGGCTGACAGGAGCAGTTTCCTCCACTCGGCTGAGAGACGCAGTTTCCTCCACTCGGCTGAGAGACGCAGTTTCCTCCACTCGGCTGAGAGACGCAGTTTCCTCCATTCGGCTGACAGGAGCAGTTTCCTCCATTCGGCTGACAGGAGCAGTTTCCTCCATTCGGCTGACAGGAGCAGTTTCCTCCACTCGGCTGACAGGAGCAGTTTCCTCCTTTCGGCTGACAGGAGCAGTTTCCTCCACTCGGCTGACAGGAGCAGTTTCCTCCTTTCGGCTGACAGGAGCAGTTTCCTCCACTCGGCTGACAGGAGCAGTTTCCTCCATTCGGCTGACAGGAGCAGTTTCCTCCACTCGGCTGACAGGAGCAGTTTTCTCCTTTCGGCTGACAGGAGCAGTTTCCTCCTTTCGGCTGACAGGAGCAGTTTCCTCCTTTCGGCTGACAGGAGCAGTTTCCTCCACTCGGCTGACAGGAGCAGTTTCCTCCACTCGGCTGAGAGACGCAGTTTCCTCCATTTGGCTGAGAGACGCAGTTTCCTCCTTTCGGCTGACAGGAGCAGTTTCCTCCACTCGGTTGACAGGAGCAGTTTCCTCCACTCGGTTGACAGGAGCAGTTTCCTCCTTTCGGCTGACAGGAGCAGTTTCCTCCTTTCGGCTGACAGGAGCAGTTTCCTCCATTCGGCTGACAGGAGCAGTTTCCTCCTTTCGGCTGACAGGAGCAGTTTCCTACACTCGGCTGAGAGACGCAGTTTCCTCCATTCGGCTGACAGGAGCAGTTTCCTCCACTCGGCTGACAGGAGCAGTTTCCTCCTTTCGGCTGACAGGAGCAGTTTCCTACACTCGGCTGAGAGACGCAGTTTCCTCCATTCGGCTGACAGGAGCAGTTTCCTCCACTCGGCTGACAGGAGCAGTTTCCTCCACTCGGTTGACAGGAGCAGTTTCCTCCTTTCGGCTGACAGGAGCAGTTTCCTCCTTTCGGCTGACAGGAGCAGTTTCCTCCACTCGGCTGAGAGACGCAGTTTCCTCCACTCGGCTGAGAGACGCAGTTTCCTCCATTCGGCTGACAGGAGCAGTTTCCTCCATTCGGCTGACAGGAGCAGTTTCCTCCACTCGGCTGACAGGAGCAGTTTCCTCCACTCGGCTGACAGGAGCAGTTTCCTCCACTCGGCTGACAGGAGCAGTTTCCTCCTTTCAGCTGACAGGAGCAGTTTCCTCCACTCGGCTGACAGGAGCAGTTTCCTCCTTTCAGCTGACAGGAGCAGTTTCCTCCACTCGGCTGAGAGACGCAGTTTCCTCCATTTGGCTGACAGGAGCAGTTTCCTCCATTCGGCTGAGAGACGCAGTTTCCTCCACTCGGCTGAGAGACGCAGTTTCCTCCACTCGGCTGAGAGACGCAGTTTCCTCCATTCGGCTGACAGGAGCAGTTTCCTCCACTCGGCTGACAGGAGCAGTTTCCTCCTTTCGGCTGACAGGAGCAGTTTCCTCCATTCGGCTGACAGGAGCAGTTTCCTCCATTCGGCTGACAGGAGCAGTTTCCTCCACTCGGCTGAGAGACGCAGTTTCCTCCACTCGGCTGACAGGAGCAGTTTCCTCCACTCGGCTGACAGGAGCAGTTTCCTCCACTCGGCTGACAGGAGCAGTTTCCTCCTTTCGGCTGACAGGAGCAGTTTCCTCCATTCGGCTGAGGGACGCAGTTTCCTCCACTCGGCTGACAGGAGCAGTTTCCTCCACTCGGCTGAGAGACGCAGTTTCCTCCATTCGGCTGACAGGAGCAGTTTCCTCCACTCGGCTGACAGGAGCAGTTTCCTCCTTTCGGCTGACAGGAGCAGTTTCCTCCACTCGGCTGAGAGACGCAGTTTCCTCCTTTCGGCTGACAGGAGCAGTTTCCTCCACTCGGCTGACAGGAGCAGTTTCCTCCTTTCGGCTGACGGACGCAGTTTCCTCCACTCGGCTGACAGGAGCAGTTTCCTCCACTCGGCTGAGAGACGCAGTTTCCTCCATTCGGCTGACAGGAGCAGTTTCCTCCACTCGGCTGAGAGACGCAGTTTCCTCCTTTCGGCTGACAGGAGCAGTTTCCTCCACTCGGCTGACAGGAGCAGTTTCCTCCACTCGGTTGACAGGAGCAGTTTCCTCCTTTCGGCTGACAGGAGCAGTTTCCTCCATTCGGCTGACGGACGCAGTTTCCTCCACTCGGCTGACAGGAGCAGTTTCCTCCTTTCGGCTGACAGGAGCAGTTTCC
This Pelobates fuscus isolate aPelFus1 chromosome 3, aPelFus1.pri, whole genome shotgun sequence DNA region includes the following protein-coding sequences:
- the LOC134600655 gene encoding putative uncharacterized protein ENSP00000383309, translated to MEETAPVSRMEETASLSRVEETASLSRVEETAPVSRKEETAPVSRKEETAPVSRKEETAPVNRVEETAPVSRVEETAPVSRMEETASLSRVEETAPVSRKEETAPVSRVEETASVSRMEETAPVSRKEETAPVNRVEETAPVSRVEETAPVSRKEETASLSRVEETAPVSRMEETASLSRVEETAPVSRVEETASVSRKEETAPVSRVEETAPVSRKEETASLSRVEETAPVSRKEETAPVSRVEETAPVSRMEETASLSRVEETAPVSRVEETASLSRMEETAPVSRKEETAPVSRVEETAPVSRVEETAPVSRVEETASLSRVEETAPVSRMEETAPVSRMEETAPVSRKEETAPVSRVEETAPVSRMEETASLSRVEETASLSRVEETASLSRMEETAPVSQMEETASLSRVEETAPVS
- the LOC134600654 gene encoding putative uncharacterized protein ENSP00000383309 produces the protein MEETAPVSRKEETAPVSRKEETAPVNRVEETAPVNRVEETAPVSRKEETASLSQMEETASLSRVEETAPVSRVEETAPVSRKEETAPVSRKEETAPVSRKEKTAPVSRVEETAPVSRMEETAPVSRVEETAPVSRKEETAPVSRVEETAPVSRKEETAPVSRVEETAPVSRMEETAPVSRMEETAPVSRMEETASLSRVEETASLSRVEETASLSRVEETAPVSRKEETAPVSRVEETASVSRMEETAPVSRMEETASLSRVEETASLSRVEETASLSRVEETAPVSRKEETASLSRVEETAPVSRVEETAPVSRVEETAPVSRVEETASLSRVEETAPVSPLEKTASVSRVEETAPVSRVEEAVSVNVLGIIDFYFAVH